The following proteins come from a genomic window of Malus sylvestris chromosome 4, drMalSylv7.2, whole genome shotgun sequence:
- the LOC126618368 gene encoding peptide chain release factor PrfB1, chloroplastic-like: MERHLRPVCSSTAILCPSKSLITKLPLLLQKPTSSPCRFSSYTYPSSTQLSTSHPLRPAVLLAKPESQASGGVNTDAREWAMQDFYFLRKDVETAAIRVKEIRNSACLHKLEQEVADLELKAADTAFWDDRAQAQENLSALTDVKDRIKLLNEFKSQVEDVETIVKLTEEMDSIDHGLLEEAASIIKELNKGMDRFELTQLLSGPYDKEGAVIFITAGAGGTDAQDWAEMLLRMYVRWAEKQRYKTRVVEKSQGEEAGIKSATIEVEGRYAYGYLSGEKGTHRIVRQSPFNAKGLRQTSFSGVDVMPLLPEESLKVELPEEDLDISFSRAGGKGGQNVNKIESAVRMTHIPTGVTVRCTEERSQLANKIKALARLKAKLLVIAEEQRASEIKQIRGDVVKAEWGQQIRNYVFHPYKLVKDVRTGHETSDITSVMDGDLEPYIKAYLKYKYSMKVS; encoded by the exons ATGGAGCGTCATCTTCGACCTGTGTGCAGCTCAACGGCCATCTTATGCCCCTCGAAGTCTCTAATTACTAAACTGCCACTGTTACTGCAAAAGCCCACTTCCTCTCCTTGCCGTTTCTCCTCCTACACTTACCCTTCCTCTACACAGCTTTCTACCTCTCATCCGCTTCGTCCTGCAG TTTTACTGGCGAAGCCGGAGAGCCAAGCAAGCGGCGGGGTCAACACCGACGCAAGAGAATGGGCAATGCAAG ATTTTTATTTCTTAAGAAAGGATGTAGAAACTGCCGCAATACGCGTTAAGGAGATAAGAAACTCTGCTTGTCTGCACAAGTTAGAGCAAGAAGTTGCTGACTTGGAGTTGAAAGCAGCTGATACCGCCTTTTGGGATGATCGAGCTCAGGCTCAAGAAAACCTTTCGGCCCTGACTGATGTCAAAGACAGGATAAAATTGCTGAATGAGTTCAAATCACAG GTTGAAGATGTAGAAACAATAGTCAAGCTAACCGAAGAGATGGACTCCATAGACCATGGACTTCTTGAAGAGGCTGCCAGTATCATCAAAGAATTGAACAAAGGAATGGATAGGTTTGAGTTAACTCAACTTCTTTCGGGGCCTTATGACAAGGAAGGTGCTGTCATCTTTATTACAGCTGGTGCTGGAGGTACTGATGCACAG GACTGGGCTGAAATGTTACTCAGGATGTATGTGAGGTGGGCAGAAAAGCAGAGATACAAGACACGAGTTGTTGAGAAATCACAGGGAGAGGAAGCTGGAATTAAGTCAGCGACAATTGAAGTTGAAGGTCGTTATGCTTATGGGTATTTGTCGGGGGAGAAAGGAACACACCGTATTGTAAGGCAGTCCCCTTTTAATGCCAAAGGTCTTCGCCAG ACAAGTTTCTCTGGCGTTGATGTCATGCCTCTTCTACCTGAGGAGTCTTTGAAAGTTGAATTACCTGAAGAGGACCTGGACATAAGTTTTTCAAGGGCAGGCGGAAAAGGAGGCCAGAATGTGAACAAAATTGAAAGTGCTGTCCGGATGACTCACATCCCCACTGGTGTTACCGTTCGCTGCACAG AGGAGAGGTCCCAGCTTGCAAACAAGATCAAGGCTCTAGCCAGGTTGAAAGCCAAGCTGTTAGTGATTGCCGAGGAGCAAAGGGCGTCGGAAATTAAGCAAATACGAGGAGATGTGGTGAAGGCAGAATGGGGCCAACAAATCAGAAACTACGTGTTCCATCCCTACAAACTCGTCAAGGACGTGAGGACGGGACATGAGACGTCGGATATCACTTCGGTAATGGACGGTGATTTGGAGCCCTACATAAAAGCTTACCTCAAATACAAATACAGTATGAAGGTGAGCTAA